Proteins co-encoded in one Quercus robur chromosome 8, dhQueRobu3.1, whole genome shotgun sequence genomic window:
- the LOC126696144 gene encoding uncharacterized protein LOC126696144, translating into MAGDPSKRNQNLYCAYHQEPGHVTDECRNLKNYVDRLVREGKLGHLLQRPEQSNVDTRQSTLRPPIGTINVILAAPGRTGSVPFRVMSVGRFPTESGEKESKRARGRVPLIGFTEEDKEGTIQPHDDALVVTLRIGGYDVRRVLVDQGSAVEVMYPDLYKGLNLKQEDLSPYDTPLLSFEGKIVIPKGMIRLPVQTDVEIVEVDFIVVDAYSPYTAIVARPWLHTLGAVSSTLHQKVKYPSEGRIKEIVGDQGVARHCMVSAIARQLSDAPSTSTGNTL; encoded by the coding sequence ATGGCAGGtgacccctcaaaacgcaatcagaatctatatTGTGCGTATCACCAAGAGCCCGGCCATGTCACAGACGAATGTAGGAATCTGAAGAACTATGTGGATCGACtcgtccgagaaggaaagctaggGCATCTGTTGCAACGTCCTGAGCAGTCAAATGTCGATACCAGGCAAAGTACCTTGAGGCCACCCAtcggcacgataaatgtcattcttgccgcacctgggagaaccggttcCGTCCCattcagagtaatgtcagtagGTAGGTTCCCGACAGAGTCAGGCGAAAAGGAATCCAAGAGGGCTAGAGGGAGAGTGCCATTAATTGGATTCACGGAAGAGGACAAagagggaactattcagccccATGACGACGCCCTAGTCGTGACactcagaataggaggttatgacgtgaggagggtgttagttgatcagggcAGCGCCGTGGAAGTGATGTACCCGGACCTGTATAAAGGGCTGAATTTAAAGCAGGAGGACCTGTCGCCATATGACACTCCTCTGCTTAGCTTTGAgggaaaaatcgtcatccctAAGGGCATGATCCGattgcctgtgcaaacagacgTAGAAATAGTGGAAGTGGATTTCATTGTGGTGGATGCATACTCACCCTACACGGCTATCGTggcacggccatggcttcataCGCTAGGGGCTGTGTCATCTACCCTGCACCAGAAGGTGAAGTATCCCTCAGAGGGccgaatcaaagagatagtgGGGGATCAAGGAGTGGCCAGGCATTGCATGGTATCGGCCATTGCTCGACAATTAAGCGACGCGCCTTCCACTTCAACCGGGAAtaccttatag
- the LOC126695203 gene encoding heat shock protein 90-6, mitochondrial isoform X2 — protein sequence MHRLTRRSVSAILRTGGGARYRNSAAPISCSVPIFDSVGESESRSRWYSVLLPKRSDTVKSLNQVQHLKFLGKRYESTSAASDASATPPAERYEYQAEVSRLMDLIVNSLYSNKEVFLRELISNASDALDKLRFLSVTQPDLLKGAADLDIRIQTDKENGIVTITDTGIGMTQQELVDCLGTIAQSGTAKFLKALKDSKDIGGDNNLIGQFGVGFYSAFLVCDRVVVSTKSPKSDKQYVWEGEANASSYTIREETDPEKLLPRGTRLTLHLKRDDKGFAHPERIQKLVKNYSQFVSFPIYTWQEKGFTKEVEVDEDPAETKKDGQDEQSEKKKTKTVVEKYWDWELTNETQPIWLRNPKEVTTEEYNEFYKKTFNEYLDPLASSHFTTEGEVEFRSILYVPAVAPMGKDDIVNPKTKNIRLYVKRVFISDDFDGELFPRYLSFVKGVVDSNDLPLNVSREILQESRIVRIMRKRLVRKAFDMILGISMSENKDDYDRFWENFGKHLKLGCIEDRENHKRIAPLLRFLSSQSVDELISLDEYVENMKPEQKDIYYMAADSVTSARNTPFLERLLEKDLEVLFLVDPIDEVAIQNLKAYKEKNFVDISKEDLDLGDKNEEKDKEIKQEFGQTCDWIKKHLGDKVASVQISNRLSSSPCVLVSGKFGWSANMERLMKAQAAGDTSSLDFMRGRRVFEINPEHPIIRNLNAACKSNPNDEDAQKAIDLLYDAALVSSGYTPENPAQLGGKIYEMMDIALSGKWSTPIEVQHPGAISNNTETVEAEVVEPVEAGSQK from the exons ATGCACAGGCTCACTCGCCGCTCCGTCTCTGCTATCCTGCGCACCGGTGGTGGCGCACGTTACCGTAACTCCGCGGCTCCGATCTCCTGCTCCGTTCCCATCTTCGACTCC GTGGGAGAGAGCGAGTCAAGAAGCCGATGGTACTCAGTGTTACTTCCCAAGAGAAGTGATACCGTCAAATCTTTGAATCAAGTACAGCATCTGAAGTTTTTGGGCAAGAGATATGAGTCGACTTCTGCCGCATCTGATGCATCGGCCACTCCACCAGCTGAGAGATATGAGTATCAAGCAGAG GTCAGTCGCCTTATGGACCTCATAGTTAACAGCTTGTACAGCAACAAAGAGGTGTTTCTTCGGGAGCTTATCAG CAATGCAAGTGATGCCTTGGACAAGCTGCGGTTTCTCAGTGTTACACAGCCTGATCTTTTGAAGGGAGCTGCTGATCTTGATATTCGTATTCAAACTGATAAGGAAAATGGGATTGTTACTATCAC TGATACCGGCATTGGTATGACTCAACAAGAACTTGTTGACTGCCTTGGAACTATTGCGCAAAGTGGAACTGCAAAGTTCTTGAAAGCATTGAAG GATAGCAAGGATATTGGCGGGGACAATAATTTAATTGGTCAATTTGGTGTGGGATTTTATTCAGCATTTCTTGTTTGTGATAGA GTTGTTGTCTCAACAAAGAGCCCAAAATCTGATAAACAATATGTGTGGGAAGGAGAGGCCAATGCGAGCTCCTATACCATTCGGGAAGAAACAGACCCTGAGAAGCTTCTTCCTAGAGGAACCCGCCTTACACTACATCTTAAG CGTGATGACAAAGGTTTTGCACATCCAGAACGGATTCAGAAGCTTGTGAAAAACTACTCACAATTTGTTTCATTCCCAATATACACCTGGCAGGAAAAGGGATTCACTAAAGAG GTTGAGGTTGATGAGGATCCAGCTGAAACCAAAAAGGATGGACAAGATGAGCAATCTGAG aagaaaaaaacaaagactgTTGTTGAGAAGTACTGGGACTGGGAGCTCACTAATGAGACCCAACCAATATGG CTTCGCAACCCAAAGGAAGTCACAACTGAGGAATATAATGAATTCTACAAGAAAACTTTTAATGAATATTTGGATCCATTGGCATCTTCACACTTTACAACAGAG GGTGAGGTAGAATTTCGGTCTATACTCTATGTGCCAGCCGTTGCTCCCATGGGAAAGGATGACATAGTCAATCCCAAGACCAAAAATATAAGGCTTTACGTGAAACGGGTGTTCATTTCAGATGACTTTGATGGAGAACTG TTCCCACGATATTTAAGCTTTGTCAAAGGTGTTGTGGACTCGAATGACCTGCCACTCAATGTCTCACGTGAAATTCTTCAAGAGAGTCGAATA GTACGAATAATGAGGAAGCGTTTGGTTCGGAAGGCCTTTGACATGATTCTGGGTATATCCATGAGCGAGAACAAAGAT GATTATGACAGGTTTTGGGAAAACTTTGGCAAGCACTTGAAATTGGGTTGCATTGAAGATCGTGAAAATCACAAGCGTATTGCTCCATTGCTTCGATTTCTCTCTTCCCAAAGTGTGGATGAGTTGATCAGCTTGGACGAGTATGTTGAAAACATGAAACCTGAACAGAAGGATATCTATTATATGGCTGCTGACAGTGTGACAAGTGCTAGGAACACACCCTTCCTGGAGAGACTTCTTGAGAAGGATCTTGAA GTGCTGTTCTTAGTTGACCCTATTGATGAGGTTGCCATCCAGAACCTCAAAGCATACAAGGAAAAGAATTTTGTAGATATTAGCAAGGAAGATTTGGATTTAG GTGATAAGAATGAGGAAAAAGATAAGGAGATAAAGCAGGAGTTTGGCCAAACTTGTGATTGGATTAAAAAACACTTGGGTGATAAGGTTGCTAGTGTTCAAATTTCTAATCGTCTGAGCTCTTCACCATGCGTTCTGGTATCTGGCAAGTTTGGTTGGTCTGCCAACATGGAGAG GCTAATGAAGGCACAAGCTGCTGGTGATACCTCTAGCTTGGATTTCATGAGAGGGAGAAGGGTCTTTGAGATCAATCCTGAACACCCAATCATCAGAAACTTGAAT GCTGCATGCAAGAGTAACCCAAATGACGAAGATGCTCAGAAAGCCATTGATCTTTTGTATGATGCAGCCTTGGTTTCTAGTGGTTATACT CCTGAAAATCCAGCACAGCTTGGCGGGAAGATATATGAGATGATGGATATAGCTCTTTCTGGCAAATGGTCAACCCCTATCGAGGTTCAGCATCCAGGAGCCATCTCCAACAACACAGAAACAGTTGAAGCTGAGGTGGTTGAACCTGTTGAAGCCGGTAGCCAAAAATGA
- the LOC126695203 gene encoding heat shock protein 90-6, mitochondrial isoform X1: MHRLTRRSVSAILRTGGGARYRNSAAPISCSVPIFDSVGESESRSRWYSVLLPKRSDTVKSLNQVQHLKFLGKRYESTSAASDASATPPAERYEYQAEVSRLMDLIVNSLYSNKEVFLRELISNASDALDKLRFLSVTQPDLLKGAADLDIRIQTDKENGIVTITDTGIGMTQQELVDCLGTIAQSGTAKFLKALKDSKDIGGDNNLIGQFGVGFYSAFLVCDRVVVSTKSPKSDKQYVWEGEANASSYTIREETDPEKLLPRGTRLTLHLKRDDKGFAHPERIQKLVKNYSQFVSFPIYTWQEKGFTKEVEVDEDPAETKKDGQDEQSEKKKKTKTVVEKYWDWELTNETQPIWLRNPKEVTTEEYNEFYKKTFNEYLDPLASSHFTTEGEVEFRSILYVPAVAPMGKDDIVNPKTKNIRLYVKRVFISDDFDGELFPRYLSFVKGVVDSNDLPLNVSREILQESRIVRIMRKRLVRKAFDMILGISMSENKDDYDRFWENFGKHLKLGCIEDRENHKRIAPLLRFLSSQSVDELISLDEYVENMKPEQKDIYYMAADSVTSARNTPFLERLLEKDLEVLFLVDPIDEVAIQNLKAYKEKNFVDISKEDLDLGDKNEEKDKEIKQEFGQTCDWIKKHLGDKVASVQISNRLSSSPCVLVSGKFGWSANMERLMKAQAAGDTSSLDFMRGRRVFEINPEHPIIRNLNAACKSNPNDEDAQKAIDLLYDAALVSSGYTPENPAQLGGKIYEMMDIALSGKWSTPIEVQHPGAISNNTETVEAEVVEPVEAGSQK; this comes from the exons ATGCACAGGCTCACTCGCCGCTCCGTCTCTGCTATCCTGCGCACCGGTGGTGGCGCACGTTACCGTAACTCCGCGGCTCCGATCTCCTGCTCCGTTCCCATCTTCGACTCC GTGGGAGAGAGCGAGTCAAGAAGCCGATGGTACTCAGTGTTACTTCCCAAGAGAAGTGATACCGTCAAATCTTTGAATCAAGTACAGCATCTGAAGTTTTTGGGCAAGAGATATGAGTCGACTTCTGCCGCATCTGATGCATCGGCCACTCCACCAGCTGAGAGATATGAGTATCAAGCAGAG GTCAGTCGCCTTATGGACCTCATAGTTAACAGCTTGTACAGCAACAAAGAGGTGTTTCTTCGGGAGCTTATCAG CAATGCAAGTGATGCCTTGGACAAGCTGCGGTTTCTCAGTGTTACACAGCCTGATCTTTTGAAGGGAGCTGCTGATCTTGATATTCGTATTCAAACTGATAAGGAAAATGGGATTGTTACTATCAC TGATACCGGCATTGGTATGACTCAACAAGAACTTGTTGACTGCCTTGGAACTATTGCGCAAAGTGGAACTGCAAAGTTCTTGAAAGCATTGAAG GATAGCAAGGATATTGGCGGGGACAATAATTTAATTGGTCAATTTGGTGTGGGATTTTATTCAGCATTTCTTGTTTGTGATAGA GTTGTTGTCTCAACAAAGAGCCCAAAATCTGATAAACAATATGTGTGGGAAGGAGAGGCCAATGCGAGCTCCTATACCATTCGGGAAGAAACAGACCCTGAGAAGCTTCTTCCTAGAGGAACCCGCCTTACACTACATCTTAAG CGTGATGACAAAGGTTTTGCACATCCAGAACGGATTCAGAAGCTTGTGAAAAACTACTCACAATTTGTTTCATTCCCAATATACACCTGGCAGGAAAAGGGATTCACTAAAGAG GTTGAGGTTGATGAGGATCCAGCTGAAACCAAAAAGGATGGACAAGATGAGCAATCTGAG aagaagaaaaaaacaaagactgTTGTTGAGAAGTACTGGGACTGGGAGCTCACTAATGAGACCCAACCAATATGG CTTCGCAACCCAAAGGAAGTCACAACTGAGGAATATAATGAATTCTACAAGAAAACTTTTAATGAATATTTGGATCCATTGGCATCTTCACACTTTACAACAGAG GGTGAGGTAGAATTTCGGTCTATACTCTATGTGCCAGCCGTTGCTCCCATGGGAAAGGATGACATAGTCAATCCCAAGACCAAAAATATAAGGCTTTACGTGAAACGGGTGTTCATTTCAGATGACTTTGATGGAGAACTG TTCCCACGATATTTAAGCTTTGTCAAAGGTGTTGTGGACTCGAATGACCTGCCACTCAATGTCTCACGTGAAATTCTTCAAGAGAGTCGAATA GTACGAATAATGAGGAAGCGTTTGGTTCGGAAGGCCTTTGACATGATTCTGGGTATATCCATGAGCGAGAACAAAGAT GATTATGACAGGTTTTGGGAAAACTTTGGCAAGCACTTGAAATTGGGTTGCATTGAAGATCGTGAAAATCACAAGCGTATTGCTCCATTGCTTCGATTTCTCTCTTCCCAAAGTGTGGATGAGTTGATCAGCTTGGACGAGTATGTTGAAAACATGAAACCTGAACAGAAGGATATCTATTATATGGCTGCTGACAGTGTGACAAGTGCTAGGAACACACCCTTCCTGGAGAGACTTCTTGAGAAGGATCTTGAA GTGCTGTTCTTAGTTGACCCTATTGATGAGGTTGCCATCCAGAACCTCAAAGCATACAAGGAAAAGAATTTTGTAGATATTAGCAAGGAAGATTTGGATTTAG GTGATAAGAATGAGGAAAAAGATAAGGAGATAAAGCAGGAGTTTGGCCAAACTTGTGATTGGATTAAAAAACACTTGGGTGATAAGGTTGCTAGTGTTCAAATTTCTAATCGTCTGAGCTCTTCACCATGCGTTCTGGTATCTGGCAAGTTTGGTTGGTCTGCCAACATGGAGAG GCTAATGAAGGCACAAGCTGCTGGTGATACCTCTAGCTTGGATTTCATGAGAGGGAGAAGGGTCTTTGAGATCAATCCTGAACACCCAATCATCAGAAACTTGAAT GCTGCATGCAAGAGTAACCCAAATGACGAAGATGCTCAGAAAGCCATTGATCTTTTGTATGATGCAGCCTTGGTTTCTAGTGGTTATACT CCTGAAAATCCAGCACAGCTTGGCGGGAAGATATATGAGATGATGGATATAGCTCTTTCTGGCAAATGGTCAACCCCTATCGAGGTTCAGCATCCAGGAGCCATCTCCAACAACACAGAAACAGTTGAAGCTGAGGTGGTTGAACCTGTTGAAGCCGGTAGCCAAAAATGA